A stretch of Pygocentrus nattereri isolate fPygNat1 chromosome 8, fPygNat1.pri, whole genome shotgun sequence DNA encodes these proteins:
- the LOC108443747 gene encoding C-C motif chemokine 13-like — protein sequence MRTLSALLMVLLLCSVQQVYSGNQDANTPAECCYGFLRVEIPLKRIASYRWTSSNCRQKAIILRTVIGKQWCADPDASWVKEHMKKLQS from the exons ATGAGGactctgtctgctctgctgatggtgctgctgctctgctctgtccAGCAGGTCTACAGTG GTAATCAAGACGCCAACACCCCAGCAGAGTGCTGTTATGGGTTTCTGAGAGTAGAGATCCCCCTAAAGCGCATCGCATCCTACAGATGGACCAGCAGCAACTGCCGTCAAAAAGCTATTAT CTTGCGCACGGTCATTGGAAAGCAGTGGTGTGCGGATCCTGACGCCTCCTGGGTTAAAGAACACATGAAGAAGCTACAATCCTga
- the LOC108443741 gene encoding monocyte chemotactic protein 1B-like yields the protein MRTLSALLMVLLLCSVQQVCSGTVGISSIPKKCCFTFMKVKIPLRRITSYSWTNSNCPKEAVVFHTVIGKEWCVDPKVSWVQQHMTKLKPRVPDHTKAI from the exons ATGAGGactctgtctgctctgctgatggtgctgctgctctgctctgtccAGCAGGTCTGCAGTG GTACTGTAGGCATCAGCAGCATCCCAAAAAAGTGCTGTTTCACGTTTATGAAAGTAAAGATCCCGTTAAGACGCATCACCTCCTACAGCTGGACCAACAGCAACTGCCCTAAAGAAGCTGTTGT CTTTCACACGGTTATCGGAAAGGAGTGGTGTGTGGATCCTAAAGTCTCTTGGGTTCAACAGCACATGACAAAGCTAAAACCCCGGGTTCCTGATCACACAAAGGCTATTTAA